In Ciona intestinalis chromosome 7, KH, whole genome shotgun sequence, the genomic window TGATGGAATTCGACAACTTCTGACACAACTTCTTTCATCTTCTGTTGATATTAACTTATCTAAACTAACTGAATCCTTGATTGGACAAAACTTTGTGGgcactgttttaaaacagagtgaggtaaaatatttctgtgtGCCGGTTGTATGGTTTAACTCACTCTTGCTATGTGTAGTTATAGAGATTTTGGTAGTAGTGGGGTAGATTTGTGGATACAATTGGCTTCGCACGTAATATCCGATTGTTTCCTagtcatgttttaacaacttacaGCCCTTTTTTAAAGTAgcacgataaaagagaataaaaacaacaaaacattaactatcttaccccaacctactaatTCTGGTAATTACTGGTTTAGACTGGTTCAGAAGCAGCATCACCAGAAGAGGACGAAGTATTTGCTCTTGTGACTTGTCTCCCTATCATCCCACAAGATGAACTTCAAAAATCgattgtaaaacattttataagcAAGTGTAAAAGCAGCAGTGCTTCCTCTGAAACAAAAAAGGAATTTACAAAAGTGAGTTTTGTATTATTGTCTTTGTATCTCTTCCGGTTTTTACTTTCAATACATCTGCTCGAGCTGCTGTTTACTCCATGATgtagtaaataaagtaaaaagccTGGATGGTTTTAAAAACTCTCATATACCTGTACGAACCCAAACTATTTTTCAATGCAGATTCTCCAAGCTTGTGCAGAGAAGGGTGAACCAACaggatttttaataaacgaaAGGTTTATAAATGTCCCATCTCaggtaaaactaatttttctgtatgtttatatagaaactatctttatatataatgGATAGGCCCATATTGGGCCTACTCCAGCTTAAATCCCCTTGTCTTGCCTCAACATGGTAGCTCACCCATGATATATAGAATACACTGCTAACTACTTTTAGTTGGCACTAAATTTTTCTACTCAAAAGCTCACggctattttattaaacaacaaacaaaagtaacaaaactgttatttaattttaggcGGCACTACCGATGTTTGAAAAGCTGTTCTCAGAACTTGAAAGCGCTAAAAACTCCAATCATAAAGCAAACTATAATTTTACTCactatgttataatttgtaaaatatgccGGGACTTTGCAACACAAGATTCTGTAAGATTATTGTTGTGCTTTTAGGTCTAGATTGCATTTTTAGTTCATAGTTATATCTGTTACAATCATTGTTTGGTTTACTGTGTTGATAAAAAGTTTTGCCCAGAGAAGTAACACTAACTGCTAGCCTAATATACAACATGAAAGGTTCATTTCTATTACACCAATATTAATATCAAACAAGATGCAAGTAATCTAACAgctcaatttattttatttatgttttcttttttttcctgCTGTTTCTACAGTGTGAGTATAGTTACTGTAATTTCACTCCACTTTTTCTACTTACCCAAATAAGTTGCCCATAGTTTTATAGTATATGAAAGTACTATGTAATAtcttacagttttttttcacTAAGATTGTTTTTTGACTAAGATTTTTTTTCCAGGACACAATGTACATGAATGCAGAAGAAGAGATTTTCGCAGAAGAGTCTCTGACATCATTCGATTACCAAATACctactgatgacgtcatgaagaCAAGACGTGTACTGCtgttaacaaagaaaaactttgAACGTTcgtttgaaaaattaaaatcggTGTTGGCGCAATAAAATGTGTATGTCGATATAACATGTCATGTCCATTATTTTACAGGAACAATGTCACAAGTTGTTGTTTACCAACCAATAAAGCTATTTTTAGAGGCTAAGAGGACACAGTGTACATTTTTTGTGTACTATTAGGCGTGGACGATAGTACGATACATCAGTGCTCTTCgaccggtgtgcacggtgagggtgcaccaaaatatgcctggggtgcaccagtgcaaaagggtatacaagggtgcatcacaaacttcaaaaattttcaccaataatattcagttttgaacatttttattaaatttagccacttttctacagtattttttatatgaattctatatcttgcatcactgggaatTGCGAAACTAGTCTtctctttaaccgcaaaccacctGTTTGTAATGATTTTGAATAGCGGTGCTTTTCGATTAAACATGAGCTTATTCTCGTACgcatttctccttgatgacttCATTAGCTTTACGTtgaagcaatcaggggtgcatgagttcgtcgcaacaactttaggagTTCACCAACCCCAAaacggttgaagagcactgcgATACATAATCTTCATTTTCGAggagataaatataaattacataggttatgtatatatttagtagggtaGAAGAAGGTGGGGCAcaatttcattctattttctcgtcctatttattcttttttttctcctataactaaacaaagaaattgcataaccgtatcctcgcgactgccatagaccgttggtaatagTTCAAAActcgatcgggatatttggatattatattaagtgctaaaggtgtcccatctttccccaccctactatatcagtGCCGAGGTAACCGATATAGAATGTCTATAAGAAATCTAAAATGTCCTTGACGGATTTAAATGTACCTTGAGAGACTGGGTGAGAACGTAAAATATTCGACATCGATACTGTCGTAAAAGACTATATAGGCTATAGTAGGATGGGCTAAGTAAGGTCGAAATATATGACGAAAATGAACATCTTATTTTTAAGATAGTTTTCAGCCattgaaaaatgttgtattcGTTCAAAACCGGATCTGAATACCTAACAACAGCAACCGCCTTTTCCACGCACTTTGTTGgaccataaaaaatattgtcgaataatactgtgacatttttttcatctGTCATCAAATGAGTACCCGAAAAACAAAGTCTAAAATATACCATCTTACTCCGAGTCCGaacttaccccactctactaacATTCTTATTAGCTAATTTATTTCTTGTAATAAGTTTGACACATTAAGTATTCGACATGTAACCGGAAGAACATACGTACCCCATTATGTAATTTACGGTAGGTGTTGCTACACTTCACTAATGCAAACACAAATTAGTTGAGGTGTAAGCACTTTATGGTCCCTTAGGTTCAAAAAACAGCAGATGTGGTTCTTTTTTACTGTAGGCTAATTGGGTACACATTAATATTTTCGGCTGGTCGCATTCGTTAGCGCACGTGCAGTTATTAACAACCTAATACATCGATATTTTCGTAGGTTATGTTCTTTCTTTTTGGGTGATCgatttgttattttatccCATTTTCACACTACGGTATTCTTTAGAAAATCTACCCTTTTTCATACAAAGCTTGCCGTTGGGGCTTGCTATAATCATAGCCTACACATATGTATAGGCTATGCTATAATCAATGCGAGTACGTAGACAGCATTCAGTGATTTCTGAAGGTCCAGGATTTACGCAAGCAAAATCGACCTAAGATAAAATGGAAATTGTGTCTTGTCCACTTTGCCAGGGACACATCATCAGcatattatacaattaaacCGATTGATGTTAAGGAATACTATTAGTggctttaacaaaaaatatcattcattatagttaatatttaaatactctttgttCGAGGGTAATGTATATACTTTTATAGGTAACTCCGCTAAAGTTGACTCCAAGCAATGTTCAGATTTCCGGAGTGGTGTTCCTATTAATAATTCAGCCATGAATGTTTGCTACAAAAGCTTCTGACACTTGTAGTATTCGAACGTAGTCTCGCAGTATTAACAATACGATGATAAGTTCCCAAGAGAAATGATTAGGCAGTTCACAAGACACCAGAAAATCGAAGAAGTTGCCCCAATATGCAGACTGATCtcatatttactttaaaagcGACTGTCCCTTCAAGATTTAccattcaaatatatttaggtAACGATATAGGTTACTTTTCTGTTTAAGGTTGATACAGGTTTCATTGGTTTACTTTAGGTAAGGTGTTAAATTGTTGTGAGATTTTCCGCCCAACAAGAATGAACGGGGAAATGCGAAACGACACGGCGGGAAGAGGGCTGCCGGTAGCCGGTAAGCCGATGCAAGAAAGCCCCGATGTCGTCAATGCCCCCCAAAATAAGGAGGGCAGCGGAAGGTCTTTTAAGAAAATTGTCAACTTACTTCgggtaagatatatatatatatatatagtgtcgTATACAACCAGTATTCTGTGGGTTCCACGGCCACGccttgatatatatatactagggtgggaTAAAAGACATCTATCGCACatattatcctgatcgtgttttaaacacttaacaacggtttatgggagccgtgaaAATACGagtttataattccttgactGCTCTACCAAAGTggacgaaaaaatataataaaaatctgTTCCATCTTTTAACACTATATACGAGacttttattccatttttatttagtttaattcTTCGCTATTGTTTCggagaattaaataaaaatttaggtGCATGTGTTTAGACTTATACCAATTAAGAAGTTTTCACACACAACTGTGTTCCGATGTGCTTGTtgaacatttattattatgatgggaaagatgagacactattttcattttattttctcgtcccatttggtagtaaacaaagaacattcaaagaattattaaaccttattcccacgactccaatggaccattgttaattgttgataacacgatcaggatatttggatattatgtgccaaaggcgagtttcataataaaacaattgggGAAAATGTGTggttatattaaacataaacaaatgcGGTTTCTCTCTAAGCTCGTTATCGcgtggtttaaattttaattgccGTCTTTGATTATCGAATATCGATACGAAAGTCACGTAACGCGTAATGACGCAGCAGGGGTATATTCTAATTGTGTGTTGGattatattgaaaatattcAATTCTCATGATAGGTTGTaaacacatatttatatttcgaTAGCTTGGACTTTATAGGGATTATATGGACTAAATAAATAGTCTTGTCTATACCTATACGAAACAAAGGAACATTTTCTGCATTAAATCCTTTGCACAACTGTAGGCAACAAGTCGTATCTTTCCACTGGAGAGAAAATCTAGCACACGCAATGGAAGTGTTGATGCCGAAAGTGGATCTCAGATGGAAACATTGCTTGAAAAGTTTACAGTTCCACCCGAAAGTGAGGAAAACCCGTCAGCCGCACGAAGATTTACCTTCTGCCAAGGAATTCCAATTGCTGGTAGCGACGAAGACGCATTTACATTGTATGTGGAAATTTTGACATTTCCGTAGACTATGTGCGCTTTGTAATCTTAATGTTTTACACAGAAAAGTATCGCACCGTTT contains:
- the LOC100181185 gene encoding protein BCCIP homolog isoform X1, encoding MSKKSKEDPDVSSSDEGEDGMMMVEDGEKVDVDFEGFPLSDSDFDGIRQLLTQLLSSSVDINLSKLTESLIGQNFVGTVLKQSETGSEAASPEEDEVFALVTCLPIIPQDELQKSIVKHFISKCKSSSASSETKKEFTKILQACAEKGEPTGFLINERFINVPSQAALPMFEKLFSELESAKNSNHKANYNFTHYVIICKICRDFATQDSDTMYMNAEEEIFAEESLTSFDYQIPTDDVMKTRRVLLLTKKNFERSFEKLKSVLAQ
- the LOC100181185 gene encoding protein BCCIP homolog isoform X2, producing MSKKSKEDPDVSSSDEGEDGMMMVEDGEKVDVDFEGFPLSDSDFDGIRQLLTQLLSSSVDINLSKLTESLIGQNFVGTVLKQSETGSEAASPEEDEVFALVTCLPIIPQDELQKSIVKHFISKCKSSSASSETKKEFTKILQACAEKGEPTGFLINERFINVPSQDTMYMNAEEEIFAEESLTSFDYQIPTDDVMKTRRVLLLTKKNFERSFEKLKSVLAQ